The Haloplanus natans DSM 17983 DNA segment TCGAGTTCGAAGCCGGCACTGGTCGTCAACGGTGGACGGAAGATGCGGTTCGCGTGAAAAACGCCCGCCTACGCCGTCGGCGCGCCGATGTACTCCTCGTTGATCTCCCACTCGTCGTCGTCGTTTTTGATCATGTACTCGCCGTAGTAGGGCACGCGGTTGGCGACGGTCTCGCGAAAGGTCTCGCGGATCTCCGGCTTGGTCATCTCGCCCATCGATCGGAGGTCGTCGTTACGGTTGAGACAGCCTTTCAGGTAACCCTCGTGAGTGACCCGAACCCGGTGGCAGTTGGCACAGAAGGTGGCGTTCTCGACGGGGTCGACGATTTCGACCATGCCGCCGTCGACCCAGTAGCGCTTGCGGTCGTGCATCTCTCGGTGCTCCACCTCGTCGGCGATGTCGGCCAGCCAGTCGTGGACACGCCCGATGTCGATGTTCCACTCGGGCTTGCCCGTCAGTTCGGGCATATATTCGATCAACTGGAGCTGGAGCCCGTCGTTCTCGGCGACGTGGTTCACCATCCCCTCGACGTAGCCCGCGGTGTGCTCGAAGACGACCATGTTCAGCTTGACGGGATCGAGCCCCGCGTCGAGCGCCGCCTCGACGCCCTCCATCACCTTCTCGTAGGCGCCGGATTTCGTGATCTCCGCGAACGCCTCGGGGTCGAGCGCGTCCTGCGAGACGTTGACGCGTTCGAGGCCGGCGTCGACGAGATCGCCCGCCCGCCCCGGCAGATAGGTGCCGTTGGTCGTCATGGACACTTCCATCGAGTCCGGCGTCCGGCGGATGATCTCCTCCAAGTCGCCGCGGAGCATCGGCTCGCCGCCGGTGAACTTCACGCTGTCGACGCCGAACTCCGCGGCCACCTCCAGAAACCGAACCACGTCGTCCGCCGACATCTCGTCGTCTTGGGCCTCCATCGGGCCGCGTGTATCACCGAGCCCCTCGTTGTGACAGTAAACACAGTCGAAGTTACACCGGTCGGTGAGGGACACGCGAACCCCCGTCACCTCTCGACCGAAATCGTCCTCCAGCATACTATCGGATCGTTCGTCCCGAGACGCTTAAATTGGGGCCATCGGAACCGGGCGAAGTAACTGAAATTGATTACGCAACGCCCCTCGAAGTGTGTCACTGTGGTTGCATTCGGTGTGGGTGCGACAAAACCCTTATGCGGCCCTCACACCCACGCTACGCCATGGACGAAGCCGA contains these protein-coding regions:
- the moaA gene encoding GTP 3',8-cyclase MoaA; its protein translation is MLEDDFGREVTGVRVSLTDRCNFDCVYCHNEGLGDTRGPMEAQDDEMSADDVVRFLEVAAEFGVDSVKFTGGEPMLRGDLEEIIRRTPDSMEVSMTTNGTYLPGRAGDLVDAGLERVNVSQDALDPEAFAEITKSGAYEKVMEGVEAALDAGLDPVKLNMVVFEHTAGYVEGMVNHVAENDGLQLQLIEYMPELTGKPEWNIDIGRVHDWLADIADEVEHREMHDRKRYWVDGGMVEIVDPVENATFCANCHRVRVTHEGYLKGCLNRNDDLRSMGEMTKPEIRETFRETVANRVPYYGEYMIKNDDDEWEINEEYIGAPTA